Sequence from the Macaca thibetana thibetana isolate TM-01 chromosome 20, ASM2454274v1, whole genome shotgun sequence genome:
ACACGACCAGCACCTCCCAATTCCGACAGCCACAACTTCTCAGCCCTTGCGTGAGGCCTGTGGCCCCCACTGGGCAGCACAGGTGGATCTGAAGGCCCCTGTCAGGGTCTCTGCTGGTCTCCAGCCAGCATACAGGGGCTGAGCGACATTGACAGCCCAAAACTGTCCAGCACTCGATGTCGTCCCAGTCCTCACATACCACGTGAGCACAGCAGGATGGGTGTGACCCCTCCCCCAGTGGAGGCGGCTGAGGCTCAAGAATGGAAGTGACCCCCCAGCTTGGAGCCAGTagggtttgaacccaggtgtGTCTGGGGTCCTGCACGGTGACCCGTGCCCCAGGCAGACTCATTACTGAGTCTCCAGGTGGCTCCCACAAGGAGTTAGGGAAGGAGGCCTCCAGGCCGGCTCTGTGACCCCTGACCCCGCACCTGCCCACCAGGGGACATCCCAGCCTTTCAGTTCTTCAGACCTCAGGGACACCTGACCTTTGCTCAGCGTTCTCCAGGGGACAAAGGCAGCCCTCAGGTAAGACTGGAGCCCAGCGGGGGGGGACCCGGAGGCCCGAGACGGCGGGAGTGATTCCCAGGGCGACGCAGCTCTCAGGCAGGGCGGCAGGAgcagccccttcctcccttcGAGGCGGCCACGCTGCGCGCCCACCTTCCCAAGAGCAGAGGGCGGGAAAGGTCAGACGGGGGAGGCAGGGCCGGGCAGTACCGCGGTCACCCACCTGCGAGGGAGGACGCTGTCCCGGTCACGCAGCACAGTGGCAGCGCGGCTGGTGACCGGTGGCCGCCGAGACCCCACACCTGGACACCGCGGCCACTCCCCGCGgggcctccccctccccccacggAGAtatccccctccccctccccccacggGGAtatccccttcccttcctcctccccgcGCGGGGCCTCCCCCGACCTCTCCCCCCACCAcgcccgcccctcccctcccctcctgcctcccccgcccctcccctccccccgcgACCCCGGCCCCCCGGCCCTGCCCCGTCCCACCGCCCGCACTCACGTCGTCCATGAGCAGAAGCAGGATATTGGGGGGCTGCGGGGCGCCCGAGGCCCCCATCCCCGCGGCGCTCAGCACCAGCAACAGCCGCCACCACCTCGTCGCCGCGACAACCGCCGCCATGGCAACCACCGGAGCCGCGGAGCCGGAGCCAGCGAGCCGACCCAGCAGCGAGCGTCCGCCGGCCCTTCCGGCTGGGCTGCGGGGCGGGGCCTGGACGGCCTCGTGACCAGTGGGGCGGGGCCAGAGTCCGCGGCGGGACGGAGGCGGGGCCTGGACGGCCTCGCGACCAGTGGGGCGGGGCCAGAGCCAACTGCGAGACGGGCGGGGCGGAGCTTGCGGGGCTGCGTGACCAGCGGCGGGTCACGTGATGCGACGCCAGCGCCGGGCCTCCCAAGATGGCGGTGTGCATCGCTGTGATCGCCAAGGAGGTGCGTACGTGCTGCGCGGGGCGTCCGGGCCCGCACCATCCTCGCTTCTCCGCTCTGTCTTTCTTCCCTGGGCCTAGAAGGCGCCTTAGGAAATGGGACCTGGAGGAGGCCTTCGCCGAGCTCCAGGGGTCAGGGGCTTCGCGGTGGACGAGCCACCCGGCAGACCTTGAGCTCCCCAGCTCCGCGCTTGCCCGTCCCGCTGCTGAACGCACCCCTCGGCGCCCCAGGTCTCCTCCCCGCCAGGACCCACCAGAAGCCTAGGTGGTCCGGGGCACTGCCTCCTTCCTCAGTAGGTTCTGCCGGTTCTCCCATCCAGCGCTGGCTCCCCGCGTACGGCCCTTCTGCCAGTCTCCCAGGAGCCGAGTTAAAAACCAATCGGATCCTGTCACGCCTCTGCCTGAGACCTCTGCAGTGGCTTCTGGTTGCCTTAGGATGCTGTCTGAATAACCTGGTCTGGTATCCTTTCCCCCCATAACCCTTGGCACCCTCCGCTCCAACCAACCAATTTTGCAGCTCCCTGGACATGCTTTGCCCTCtcacctctgggcctttgcacccGGAACAcctctccccagctcccaccCTCTTTACTGGCCCACGTACATTTCttctggaaagcattttctgaagGCTGAGACTGAGCTGGGTGGCTGTCCACACTGTGCTTCTGCTGCATGGAGCCTTCATTTCCTAGCCAGGGTCTGCCCTGAGACCACTCTGGAGGCCGCTCCCTGCTGCGCAGTGGCTGCTGCTAAGCTTCTCATGGGCTTCCCTCCTGGCCACAGATGATCATTTGCTTGTTTGTGGCTTTATTGATTAGGTATCATATAGCCCCATGAGAGTAGCTAAGACTCTTGTTCACTGTATTTCTGCAGGACCCAGTGCTGAATTTACAGAGTAAATGGTGGTGTGTGAAAGCCCAAGAAAGCAGCTGTTAATTCTGGGCTTACAATGGTCAGGAATGAGAAATGAAAGGAATTTGAGCTGAGTCTTGAACGGTTTAGTAAAAGGGTCAGTGTCAAGGTGAAGAAAAGCCAGTATTTAGGGTGCTGTATTTGGGTGACCCATGCAGAGCTAGAGGTGGGCTGAGGCAGAGTGGCCTCCAGGAGAAGGTGAGAGGCCTGCCCGGGTTCCAGGCTTGATGGTCAGGCTGTGCTGAGGCCCATTTTTCTGAGTTGTCTTTTCTGGCCGCCCTACTGCTGCTGCTTTGCAAACAACACATAAATCTTCTTAGGTTAGATGGGATTCCCTGAAGGCAGTGCCCACTGCGGCCTGGAGAATGAAGCGGTGGGCCTTAGAGAATGGGAATGCATTCCCCGGATGGCTGAAGGTCACGGCTCTGCAGCATAGTTCAGAGCTGGTGTGCGCTGGGTGGAGTCTTGTCCTTTCAGTCGCCGTCATCCTTTCTTGCAGAATTACCCCCTCTACATTCGCAGCACCCCCACGGAGAACGAGCTGAAGTTCCACTACATGGTGCACACATCTCTGGACGTGGTGGATGAGAAGATCTCCGCAATGGGGAAGGCCCTGGTTGACCAGAGGGAGCTGTACCTGGGCCTGCTCTACCCCACGGAGGACTACAAGGTGTATCTTTCAGGGCAGGGTGTGTGTCAGGGAGTACCTACAATTGCCGGGTATACTTTAGGATCAGATAGCTTGAAACctttgagaagaaagaaaaagaggtgagAGTTTTTGGCCAGCCAGGGAATTAGGGACGCCTGAGGTGAATGAAGGCCTCtaactcttctctctctttcactggAAGAATCATTTGGGAAAAGCAAGGCTAGAATGCCCTGTAGGATGTTTTGCTTTGCACGTGTCTGTTGTCTGGTTTGCAGAGGAACTGGGACACTTCTGCTTTGTACCTGCAAGGATTTCTTGCTGTGCTTTTCAGGGGGAGCCACCACCTTTGAACAGGGGATAAcggtttcatttattttgttaggCCTTGCCTCGTACGTCACTAGACACTCTCGTCTAGTCCCTTGggacaaatcacttgaggccatggaGTTCAAAGGCCTTCCCAAAAGCGGTAATGTAGCTTGTCCATGGTGACATTTGCTGGTAGCcactattttacaaaataatgtgGCCTCTAGAGAGGGGATCTGCCTTGTTCACGAAGCCTCTGCTTTTGCAGTTAACTTTCTGGGCCAGGCATTGATTCCTAAAGAGGATGAGGTGATCCAGACAGACAGACTCAGAGTCTAGGCGATTCGGCTCTTGGAGTGTGAACTGGCTAAGGCTTGGCTGCCTGCCCCTTGCTTCTCCCGCAAACACCAGACATTGCCCTAGCGAAGTATTTAGGCTCGCACCCAGCATGGTCACTGCAGgaccagcccagcctgggcattTCCTGTGATTCAAGGTTGCCACATTTCTCCAAAGGGAGGGCCCGCAGAGGGTCCTCCGCCGGCAGTCCCTGTGTTGCGAGTGCCTTCCCTAACCACCTGTGCAGGTACGGCTACGTCACCAATTCCAAGGTGAAGTTTGTCATGGTGGTGGATTCCTCCAACACGGCCCTTCGAGACAACGAAATTCGCAGCGTAAGTCGGGGTTAGAAGGCCATGCCCGagtgggtgttttgtttttcctttttgacttTGTTTTGAAATGCTGAGAAACCAAAAATCTGGCACTGGCTGTGTGTACCTGGCAATGTCACAGTTTGCTGGGTCTTTTTCAGATGTTCCGGAAGCTACACAACTCCTACACAGACGTGATGTGCAACCCCTTCTACAACCCGGGGGACCGCATCCAGTCCAGGTGGGCCCTACTTCCTGTGTCCGCATCCAGTCCAGGTGGGCTCTACTCCCGTGTCCGCATCCAGTCCAGGTGGGCCCTACTCCCGTGTCCGATCCAGTCCAGGTGGGCCCTACTTCCTGTGTCCAATCCAGTCCAGGTGGGCCCTACTTCCTGTGTCCACATCCAGTCCAGGTGGGCCCTACTTCCTGTGTCCGATCCAGTCCAGGTGGGCCCTACTTCCTGTGTCCGATCCAGTCCAGGTGGGCCCTACTTCCTGTGTCTGATCCAGTCCAGGTGGGCCCTACTTCCTGTGTCCGATCCAGTCCAGGTGGGCCCTACTCCTGTGTCCGATCCAGTCCAGGTGAGCCCTACTTCCTGTGTCCAATCCAGTCCAGGTGGGCCCTACTCCCTGTGTCCGATCCAGTCCAGGTGGGCCCTGCTTTCTGTGTcttgcttccttctctctgtaGGACCTGCCTTGCCATTTTGATTGCCAAAATGCAACCATTTGGAAAACAAGGGAGGAAAGGTCTTTTTAAGCTATGAGCACCATCCCCCTAAAACCCCTAGGGCAGAGGTTTTAAAGCCACAAAACCCTGTTTCTCCACACCAACTCTTACACAGATCTCCGGCGCGTAAAGTGGATGGAGTGTGTGTGGTGCGGGGAGCGGAGCTTGCCTGTTTGGCTTCCCAGGTGTGCCCAGTGGGTACCTGGGGCACCTGCAGGACTCAGGGCCAAGCACATGGGCAGTGGCTTTCAGGGATCACACATTCTCCTGTCACTACCTGATCTTTTATGTTGAATTTGGACAGTCAGGAACCTGGTTTGCAGGCATCTTCTGAATGGCCCAGAAAGTAAACAGACTTAACTTTTGAATGGCATGAGGGAAATGTGGGGTCCACGCCTACACTCCAGACTTGCTTCCAGCGAGTCCCCAGTTCCAAGACATAATTTCTTGTGGTTGGCAGGCAGGAGGACGCTGCAGTGACCCCAGCCAGGCCCTTCCCTCCACCAGGACTCTGTCTTGGGGCCATCCTGGGTCCCAGATGGGAGCAGGCAGGCGAACGTCCATGCagtcctgcctcctgggcttcaCAGGCCTGTCCTTGCCACACCACTATCCTGCCTGCCCATGCTGCTTCCTCCTCCACCCCTTCCTGGGGCCTTGGGAGACTGCACAGGGAACTTGGAGGCAGCAGATGGGTTCTCAGTGCCTGGTGGGGCGGGACTCCTGTCCTCGCCTCTCAGCTGAGTTCACATTTCTGGACCCTGGAGAAGGCCCTGAGCGTCCTGTGGATGGAGCCCTGCTGCCCTGCCTGTCTCCGTGAACAGACAGGTGGAGGGCCTGGCTTTCCTCTGAGTGGGTCTGTTTCTCTTAGCAGGGCCTTTGATAACATGGTGACGTCCATGATGATACAGGTGTGCTGAATGAGCTGTGCTGCCGGCCATCGCAGAGGATCCCACGCGTGACCGTGGTGGCCGTCAGTCTGTTCTCGTCGCCTCTTCCTGAGTGGGACGCCCGGGGCTTTCAGGGCAGGCAGCTGTGCATGTTCTCTCAACTAAAGGTCTTGTGAGATGAGATTTGGCTTTTTCCTTCTGTGTCAGCCAAGGATTTAACTAAGAAGAATTCAACTAAGGACTTTCAGTGGTGTGGGCAGAGGTTTGGGATTAGATGGTGCAGGAAGCCTGTCCTCAGTTGTCCcgaaggcagaggcaggggcgCCTGGAGCCAAGAGTTCCTGAGCCTGCAGGACCTGTGACCATGTGGGTCGCCCATTGGCTGAACAGGTGGACTGGTCTGGAGGGGGCGGCTTCCTGAGCTCAGAGCCAGCCTAGGATCTAGGGGCAAAAGGGGAGCCAGCGTGCCTTCCCACAGGGGAGGGCCCTCCTCTTTCTGGACTTGGCCTCCATTCTTTGCATCTGGCCCAACGTCTAGACTCAGCCTGGCCTGAAAAGAACGCTTGTGAAACCTGGGAAGCCTCGTGGCCCCGTGGCGTTGGCTCAGCTGCAGCCCTCATCCTAAGCCCTGGAGCGCAGACTTGAGGCGCCCCTTCCTGCCTGTTTGTGCTGAGGGGGTTCGGTGCCGTGTCGCTTGATGACATGACTGACTACCGCCCAGGGCAGCCGCCGAGCCCTTAGTGGTGTCAGTGCCGCTGGCAACCTTGGGGTCCAGCAGTCGAGGCTCAGCCAGCTGAGGAGACCCCCCCGCAGAGCTGGTTCCAGCACTGGTCCAGGACTGGAGAGTTTCTCAAGGACCTTGAAGACCCCAGGAGCCCCTGCAGCAGGAAAGGCTGTAAGGGGGTCAGCCTGGggcagacacagggaggggaacttTCTCGATACATATTTGCCTTTTCATCCCATCCAGCAAGCACAgtgttaattttataaattatagaagAAGAAATGAGCAAGGAGTGTGTGTGAAAACCGCAGGCTTCCCTCGCTCAGGGTGAATTGGAAGTCCTGGCGTGGGCTGAGGCACACCGGGCAGCTGGTCTGAGTGCGTGTGGGCCACAGGCCACCCTCACAGGGTTAAATCTTTAACAAGAGCCTCATGTTTGTTAGAAAGTGGGACCCCAGCCCAAGCACCTAGCACCTCCCCACTGCAGCCCAGTGTGAAATCTTTGCCGTTTAGTGGGGATCGCTCCTGCCTGAGTCCTGGCTGTGGTGGGGACTCGGGAAGTTGCTAACCCAGCAtccattctccttcctccctaCTAACAGAACTCTAGTGCCTCTGCACAGCTCTGACAGTGGGCAGATGAGAACCATGTCCTGGCCTCCCTCGCAGCCTGGGGTGTGCAGCTGTGGCATGGAGGTGGTGGTGCTAGGACAGACTTGCAGGGAAGCTCCTGTGAAGGGGGCTCAGCTGCCACGTGCAGGgcccttcccctttgccttcttcctgcctggaacATGGATGTGATGGCTGGTGCTGGCACAGCTGTCCTGAGAGCATGAGGAAAGAGTCACACCCTGAGGACAGTGGAGCTGATGCACAACGCAGGAAGGAGGACCTGGGCCTTTGCTGACACAGAACGTGGGAAGGACCTGGGCCTTTGCTGACACAGAACGTGGGAAGGACCTGGGCCTTTGCTGACACAGAACGTGGGAAGGACCTGGGCCTTTGCTGACACAGAACGTGGGAAGGACCTGGGCCTTTGCTGACACAGAACGTGGGAAGGACCTGGGCCTTTGCTGACACAGAACGCGGGAAGGACCTGGGCCTTTGCTGACACAGAACGCGGGAAGGACCCTAGGCCTTTGCTGACGTACCAGCCCCGGACTACTTCATTTCagctttttttaaatgtgagaaaataaacgcACCCCTCTCTGGTTTAAATCACTGCTATTTGGGTTTTCTGTTAGGCGTAGCCAGACCCACCTGTAAGAACTTTTTACATTAGGGAGTTTTCACAAGCATTGTAAGGCACCATCCCCATTTTAAGTCCAAGGAAACAAGTCATGTGCTCACCTCTGATCTGACAGCAGAACTGTCACGTGGTAGGTTCGTGCTGTCTCCACCCTGGGGTTGGCCTCATGGAGGGCCACAGCCCTGCCCACTCCTTCCTCGACCCCAGGCGACTTCTGCTGGACGCCACGTGGGGCAGCCCCTCCTCCCCGTCAGGCCGCGACGATACTCTGCCTCTTTCCTTCTGCCGCAGACGGGGGACGATGAGCCTGTTCTTGTTAGTTGCCCACCCGAGCCAGCCAGAGCATCCGCCGCCTCCATGCAGCTGCAAAGGCCTCTGCAGGTCACGGCCCAGGGTCTCATCACCTGGAAGGGCCATGCTGAGGGGTTCCCAGGTCTTCCTCCGCCTTAGTCTGTTCAGGTGTCAAGTCCACAAGAAAGGAGGGACTCCCCAGGCTCACTCCGCTGTCTCCTTGCAGTGGCCACACAGAAGGCTGAAGATGGACAGGAACTAACCTGCGACATGGGCTAGAACAGTCAGGGACCTGACACACCCATGGGCGTGATACCTGCGTCAAGGCCAGCAGCGAACCCTCGCTGAGGGCCAGACCCTGGCTCTGGGTACTGAGCAGTCAGGGGCTGCCATCTGCAAAGTGCTGTGCTTGCCTCAGGCCCCTCCTGCAGCCCCCAGCTGTGAGCGGTGCGCACCAGGCCCCGCCCTGGGCAGCTTGACCTCCCTTCTGGGCTAGGCCTGGCTCTCACTCTGATGCTGGGACAGCCCCCTCAAGCCCACCCTGAAGCCAGACTCGCTGGCAAACCAGCAGAGGCCTGGGCAGAGCAGCTCACAGACCACAGAACCCGGGTCCCCAGAGTGGACCTCAGGCAAGATCAGGACAGATCTTAGAGGGCCATGGTGGCTCCTTGGTCGGGTATCCCGATAATTAGGTCAGAGAGCTCAGTCTCCAGGCCTCCACCGTAACAGAGCACCGCATGGAGGGGCTTCAAACCCTGGGAATGTATTTCCGCCCCATGTCGGAGGCAGAAGTCCAAAGGCTGGGTGTGGCTGTGGCTGGCTCCTGGAGGCTCTGGGGTGGGTCTGCTCCAGCCTCTGCAGCCACTACCGGCCCCTGTCATCCTCCGCATTACGGAGCGTCTCTTGGTCTCTgtaaccagtgtgtgtttgggtttagggccacaggtaaccagtgtgtgtttgggtttagggccacaggtaaccagtgtgtgtttgggtttagggccacaggtaaccagtgtgtgtttgggtttagggccacaggtaaccagtgtgtgtttgggtttagggccacaggtaaccagtgtgtgtttgggtttagggccacaggtaaccagtgtgtgtttgggtttagggccacaggtaaccagtgtgtgtttgggtttagggccacaggtaaccagtgtgtgtttgggtttagggccacaggtaaccagtgtgtgtttgggtttagggccacaggtaaccagtgtgtgtttgggtttagggccacaggtaaccagtgtgtgtttgggtttagggccacaggtaaccagtgtgtgtttgggtttagggccacaggtaaccagtgtgtgtttgggtttagggccacaggtaaccagtgtgtgtttgggtttagggccacaggtaaccagtgtgtgtttgggtttagggccacaggtaaccagtgtgtgtttgggtttagggccacaggtaaccagtgtgtgtttgggtttagggccacaggtaaccagtgtgtgtttgggtttagggccacaggtaaccagtgtgtgtttgggtttagggccacaggtaaccagtgtgtgtttgggtttagggccacaggtaaccagtgtgtgtttgggtttagggccacaggtaaccagtgtgtgtttgggtttagggccacaggtaaccagtgtgtgtttgggtttagggccacaggtaaccagtgtgtgtttgggtttagggccacaggtaaccagtgtgtgtttgggtttagggccacaggtaaccagtgtgtgtttgggtttagggccacaggtaaccagtgtgtgtttgggtttagggccacaggtaaccagtgtgtgtttgggtttagggccacaggtaaccagtgtgtgtttgggtttagggccacaggtaaccagtgtgtgtttgggtttagggccacaggtaaccagtgtgtgtttgggtttagggccacaggtaaccagtgtgtgtttgggtttagggccacaggtaaccagtgtgtgtttgggtttagggccacaggtaaccagtgtgtgtttgggtttagggccacaggtaaccagtgtgtgtttgggtttagggccacaggtaaccagtgtgtgttttgggtttagggccacaggtaaccagtgtgtgtttgggtttagggccacaggtaaccagtgtgtgtttgggtttagggccacaggtaaccagtgtgtgtttgggtttagggccacaggtaaccagtgtgtgtttgggtttagggccacaggtaaccagtgtgtgtttgggtttagggccacaggtaaccagtgtgtgtttgggtttagggccacaggtaaccagtgtgtgtttgggtttagggccacaggtaaccagtgtgtggttgggtttagggccacaggtaaccagtgtgtggttgggtttagggccacaggtaaccagtgtgtggttgggtttagggccacaggtaaccagtgtgtggttgggtttagggccacaggtaaccagtgtgtgtttgggtttagggccacaggtaaccagtgtgtgttttgggtttagggccacaggtaaccagtgtgtggttgggtttagggccacaggtaaccagtgtgtggttgggtttagggccacaggtaaccagtgtgtgtttgggtttagggccacaggtaaccagtgtgtggttgggtttagggccacaggtaaccagtgtgtgtttgggtttagggccacaggtaaccagtgtgtgtttgggtttagggccacaggtaaccagtgtgtgtttgggtttagggccacaggtaaccagtgtgtgtttgggtttagggccacaggtaaccagtgtgtgtttgggtttagggccacaggtaaccagtgtgtgtttgggtttagggccacaggtaaccagtgtgtgtttgggtttagggccacaggtaaccagtgtgtgtttgggtttagggccacaggtaaccagtgtgtgtttgggtttagggccacaggtaaccagtgtgtgtttgggtttagggccacaggtaaccagtgtgtgtttgggtttagggccacaggtaaccagtgtgtgtttgggtttagggccacaggtaaccagtgtgtgtttgggtttagggccacaggtaaccagtgtgtgtttgggtttagggccacaggtaaccagtgtgtgtttgggtttagggccacaggtaaccagtgtgtgtttgggtttagggccacaggtaaccagtgtgtgtttgggtttagggccacaggtaaccagtgtgtgtttgggtttagggccacaggtaaccagtgtgtgtttgggtttagggccacaggtaaccagtgtgtgtttggctttagggccacaggtaaccagtgtgtgtttggctttagggccacaggtaaccagtgtgtgtttgggtttagggccacaggtaaccagtgtgtgtttgggtttagggccacaggtaacgAGTGTGTGTTTGGctttagggccacaggtaaccagtgtgtgtttgggtttagggccacaggtaaccagtgtgtgtttgggtttagggccacaggtaaccagtgtgtgtttgggtttagggccacaggtaaccagtgtgtgtttgggtttagggccacaggtaaccagtgtgtgtttgggtttagggccacaggtaaccagtgtgtgtttgggtttagggccacaggtaaccagtgtgtgtttgggtttagggccacaggtaaccagtgtgtggttgggtttagggcca
This genomic interval carries:
- the TRAPPC2L gene encoding trafficking protein particle complex subunit 2-like protein isoform X20 — protein: MAVCIAVIAKENYPLYIRSTPTENELKFHYMVHTSLDVVDEKISAMGKALVDQRELYLGLLYPTEDYKVYGYVTNSKVKFVMVVDSSNTALRDNEIRSMFRKLHNSYTDVMCNPFYNPGDRIQSRAFDNMVTSMMIQVC
- the TRAPPC2L gene encoding trafficking protein particle complex subunit 2-like protein isoform X10, coding for MAVCIAVIAKENYPLYIRSTPTENELKFHYMVHTSLDVVDEKISAMGKALVDQRELYLGLLYPTEDYKVYGYVTNSKVKFVMVVDSSNTALRDNEIRSMFRKLHNSYTDVMCNPFYNPGDRIQSRWALLPVSASSPVQVGPTSCVRSSPGGPYSCVRSSPGPLITW
- the TRAPPC2L gene encoding trafficking protein particle complex subunit 2-like protein isoform X18 — encoded protein: MAVCIAVIAKENYPLYIRSTPTENELKFHYMVHTSLDVVDEKISAMGKALVDQRELYLGLLYPTEDYKVYGYVTNSKVKFVMVVDSSNTALRDNEIRSMFRKLHNSYTDVMCNPFYNPGDRIQSRWALLPVSASSPGPLITW
- the TRAPPC2L gene encoding trafficking protein particle complex subunit 2-like protein isoform X16 codes for the protein MAVCIAVIAKENYPLYIRSTPTENELKFHYMVHTSLDVVDEKISAMGKALVDQRELYLGLLYPTEDYKVYGYVTNSKVKFVMVVDSSNTALRDNEIRSMFRKLHNSYTDVMCNPFYNPGDRIQSRWALLPVSASSPGGPYFLCLIQSRWALLPVSDPVQQGL
- the TRAPPC2L gene encoding trafficking protein particle complex subunit 2-like protein isoform X17, whose product is MAVCIAVIAKENYPLYIRSTPTENELKFHYMVHTSLDVVDEKISAMGKALVDQRELYLGLLYPTEDYKVYGYVTNSKVKFVMVVDSSNTALRDNEIRSMFRKLHNSYTDVMCNPFYNPGDRIQSRWALLPVSASSPAGPLITW
- the TRAPPC2L gene encoding trafficking protein particle complex subunit 2-like protein isoform X21; amino-acid sequence: MRRSPQWGRPWLTRGSCTWACSTPRRTTRLPHFSKGRARRGSSAGSPCVASAFPNHLCRYGYVTNSKVKFVMVVDSSNTALRDNEIRSMFRKLHNSYTDVMCNPFYNPGDRIQSRAFDNMVTSMMIQVC